In Clostridia bacterium, one genomic interval encodes:
- a CDS encoding DUF370 domain-containing protein yields MDIKLINIGFGNIVSANRLVAIVSPESAPIKRIIQEARERGMLIDATYGRRTRAVIVTDSDHIILSAVQPETVAHRLSGKDSSQALEMDKKEE; encoded by the coding sequence ATGGATATTAAATTAATAAATATCGGTTTTGGCAATATTGTTTCAGCCAACAGACTGGTGGCGATTGTGAGCCCTGAATCTGCTCCAATAAAAAGGATAATTCAGGAGGCTAGAGAACGAGGGATGTTAATAGATGCTACATATGGCAGGAGGACTAGGGCAGTAATAGTAACCGATAGCGATCATATTATCCTTTCTGCTGTTCAGCCTGAAACAGTTGCTCATAGATTGTCTGGCAAAGATTCAAGCCAAGCTTTAGAAATGGACAAGAAAGAGGAATAG